ATTAAAATAAATGTATGTAGCATATAAAACACCGCAAGAAAGCGCATATAAAAAACCAATCATGGAATCAAATGTATATATCTTATTACTGCTAAGTAATATAAGACCAATTAAACTCAGTATAATAATAGATAAATTTGAATAAGAAAATTTAATTTCTCTACGAATGATACTAAAAATAAAAATGTAAATAGGAAAAATAAAAGCTAAAATAGTGGCTAGCCCTACTCCTATATAAGGAACAGCACTGATATAAAATACTGTAGTCAAAAAATAGAACAAGCCGCCAAAAAAAACTTCATATAGATTTTGACGTTTAAGCATATGCTGATAATTAATAAAAGGTATTAATATTATTAGAGTTAATAGAAAGCGAGAGATTAAAATCATAGAAAGTGAGTTATTGTCAGCCAATAGAGGTTTGACAAATATACCAACAACAGAAAATGCCATAGATGATAGTATAATATAAAATACCCCTAAAATATTCATTGGTTATCCTTTGTTGTTTTTTTATTTATATTAGTAGACTGGAAAGAAAAAAGGATCTTAATTACTAATAATAAATAGGTAAAATAAAGTCAATGAAAAATAAACCGAAGCTTTAATAACAATCATAAAGGAGAATTTAATGGTTACATTAAGTAAAGATAAAAGATATGTTGTAATTGTAAATGAGAAAAAGAAAAAAGGAAAAACGAATCTAAATTATTATAGAAATAGATTTATAGATAAAAATCTTAAGGTTTCTAATTATAGAGCGGATTTTCCAGTGGAGCTTCGGGAAGTTAGTAAAAATCCAGTAGGTCAAGTTTATGAATTAAATGAAACACAAAAATATAACTTATTGAATAATACTTTACATATTTATCCTGAATTTTCATTAAATTCTAAACCAATTGGAAAAATTGATAATTGTCAAGGAATTCTCTGCAATGATCTTCCAAATCTTTGCAAATGTCAAAAAAATAGAAAAGTAGCTTAAGTTTTGATTTAAACTGCTAACATTCATCTTTTTTATTTGCACTAATTAAATTTAGTAATAGTGCTATTAATGCTACACCAGTAATGTAAAATGCAGGCGAATATTTTAGTTTTGTGTTCTCAATTAAAGTGGTACAAATTAATGGAGTAAAACCACCAAAGATTCCAAATGCGAGATTATATGCAAAAGAACTTCCAGTATAGCGAATATGGGTTGGAAAAGACTTTGCTAACAATAAAATTCCTGAAGCTGTTGCAGCTGCATTTGCTATAGCAATAAATAAATAACCAGTATATATTGGGAAAATTGAGCTAGAATTAAATGTCAAAAAAACAGGAATATTAAAAATAATTATAAAAATGCATGATATTAAAAGAATAATTTTTGGATTTATGTAATCAATTAAAATTCCAAAAATGATAATTAAGAATGAATAAAGTAAAACTGAAAATGTATTAACTTTCAAAACATCTTGAATATTAAAGTTGAAATATAATACAAAATAGTTTGGTAAATAAAGAAAATATAAAGTTACAGATATAGCAATAAGCCATATTGTCGCAGTTGTTTGGAATAATTGTAATTTATATTCTTTTAAAACAACCTTTATTGGAAAATGATTAGTTTCTAATAACATTTGTTTAAAGATGGGAGTCTCATTTAAATATTTTCTTAAATATACACCTATTAAACCTAATATACCACCTAGTATAAAAGGAATTCTCCAGCCCCATCCAAATAGATCTTTTTCTGCTAAAAGTTTTGAACTTAAGTATCCTGCACTAGAGCCTAAAAAGATCCCAAAAATAATTCCTGCAAATAATAACCCAATTGCTAATCCGCGTTGTGCTTTTCTAGCATGCTCATAGATGAAAGTGATTGAACAAGGTATTTCGCCACCGATTGCTAATCCTTGGGTAAAACGACAAAGAAAAAGAAGAAATGTAGCCGATATTCCAATTTGTGAGTATGTAGGTAAAATTCCTATGATAAAAGTAGGTGCCGCCATAAGAAATACAGTAAGAGAAAAGGATTTTTTTCTTCCAGTTAAATCACCAAAGTGGCTAAATAAAAGTCCACCAGCTATACGAGCTAAGTAACCAGTAGCAAAAACAGAGTAGGTGAGTAATAAACTGGCATATGTAGATGAAAGATTAAAAAAAAGTTTTGAAATTATGGAAGAAAAGTAAATG
The Pigmentibacter ruber genome window above contains:
- a CDS encoding MFS transporter, whose amino-acid sequence is MISEAIPNIIEKKLTKKEMKLFAISSLGGALEFYDFVVYIYFSSIISKLFFNLSSTYASLLLTYSVFATGYLARIAGGLLFSHFGDLTGRKKSFSLTVFLMAAPTFIIGILPTYSQIGISATFLLFLCRFTQGLAIGGEIPCSITFIYEHARKAQRGLAIGLLFAGIIFGIFLGSSAGYLSSKLLAEKDLFGWGWRIPFILGGILGLIGVYLRKYLNETPIFKQMLLETNHFPIKVVLKEYKLQLFQTTATIWLIAISVTLYFLYLPNYFVLYFNFNIQDVLKVNTFSVLLYSFLIIIFGILIDYINPKIILLISCIFIIIFNIPVFLTFNSSSIFPIYTGYLFIAIANAAATASGILLLAKSFPTHIRYTGSSFAYNLAFGIFGGFTPLICTTLIENTKLKYSPAFYITGVALIALLLNLISANKKDEC
- a CDS encoding DMT family transporter translates to MNILGVFYIILSSMAFSVVGIFVKPLLADNNSLSMILISRFLLTLIILIPFINYQHMLKRQNLYEVFFGGLFYFLTTVFYISAVPYIGVGLATILAFIFPIYIFIFSIIRREIKFSYSNLSIIILSLIGLILLSSNKIYTFDSMIGFLYALSCGVLYATYIYFNKKNSATSKLNVLYFQLIGASFYSFLLTFFNTPKLNFNLNFIINISLLSFIGTFICLFFLIKSIEKIGPFNTSILSLSEPIFAVIFSYIFIQEKINFSQFCGLSLIVFSCFLAIYLPMKKQKMESQKEIN